One window from the genome of Candidatus Didemnitutus sp. encodes:
- a CDS encoding beta-ketoacyl-[acyl-carrier-protein] synthase family protein — protein MKQTRIVITGVGLTAPNGNTLAEFRQNLLQGVSGITTVDVRYMGRWPAGMCTFDPLKYQKKKDVRIGTRAGSISVYCAREALADAGVNLDTRDKSRVGIYVGITEHGNVETENEVYNISQFKYDTKFWTHHHNPRTVANNPAGEVSLNLGITGPAYTIGAACAAGNMGLIHAAQMLRLGEVDIAIAGGISESPQTFGIFAGFKSQNALAAHSDPTKASRPFDKARNGIVISEGGCLYTIERLEDAQARGAKIYGEIAGYCVNSDATDYVLPNPERQAECVRKALANAGMTVDDIDIVNTHATSTPQGDIQECQAIAAVFKDRKEPVAINNTKSFIGHCMGAAGALELAGNLPSFDDLVVHPTINVDELDPQCDIPGLVLNKPRAVKRVDAILNNSFGMLGINSTLIIKRFTD, from the coding sequence ATGAAGCAAACCCGCATCGTCATCACCGGAGTCGGCCTCACCGCACCGAACGGCAATACGTTGGCCGAGTTTCGCCAGAACCTGCTGCAAGGCGTTTCCGGCATCACGACCGTCGACGTCCGCTACATGGGACGCTGGCCCGCGGGCATGTGCACGTTCGACCCGCTGAAGTATCAGAAGAAAAAGGACGTCCGTATCGGCACGCGCGCCGGCAGCATCAGCGTGTATTGCGCGCGCGAGGCGCTGGCTGACGCCGGCGTGAATCTCGACACGCGCGACAAGAGCCGCGTCGGCATCTACGTCGGCATCACCGAGCACGGCAACGTCGAGACCGAGAACGAGGTCTACAACATCTCGCAGTTCAAATACGACACGAAGTTCTGGACGCACCACCACAACCCGAGGACCGTGGCCAACAATCCGGCGGGCGAAGTGTCGCTCAATCTCGGTATCACCGGCCCCGCCTACACGATCGGCGCCGCCTGCGCCGCGGGCAACATGGGCCTGATCCACGCTGCGCAGATGCTGCGCCTCGGCGAGGTGGACATCGCCATCGCCGGCGGCATCAGCGAGAGCCCGCAGACCTTCGGCATCTTTGCCGGGTTCAAGAGCCAGAACGCGCTCGCCGCGCACTCCGACCCCACGAAAGCCAGCCGCCCCTTCGACAAGGCCCGCAACGGTATCGTCATCTCCGAAGGCGGCTGCCTTTACACCATCGAACGCCTCGAAGACGCGCAGGCGCGTGGCGCGAAAATTTACGGCGAGATCGCCGGCTATTGCGTCAACTCCGACGCGACCGACTACGTGTTGCCCAACCCCGAACGCCAGGCCGAGTGCGTCCGCAAGGCCCTCGCGAACGCCGGGATGACCGTCGACGACATCGACATCGTGAACACCCACGCGACCTCGACGCCCCAAGGCGACATCCAAGAGTGTCAGGCGATCGCCGCCGTGTTCAAGGACCGCAAGGAACCCGTCGCGATCAACAACACCAAGAGCTTCATCGGCCACTGCATGGGCGCGGCCGGCGCGCTCGAGCTGGCCGGCAACCTGCCCAGCTTCGACGACCTCGTCGTCCACCCGACGATCAATGTCGATGAGCTTGATCCCCAGTGTGATATCCCGGGCCTCGTGCTCAACAAGCCGCGGGCGGTTAAACGGGTTGACGCCATCCTGAATAATTCCTTCGGTATGCTCGGAATTAATTCCACGCTCATCATCAAGCGATTTACCGACTGA
- a CDS encoding acyl carrier protein, whose product MTKDACKKLVIDIISDIAPDEDLTAIKPDVRLRDQLQLDSMDFLDIVMELRKRHGIEVPEADYMQLASLDSCAEYLTPKFQAKA is encoded by the coding sequence ATGACGAAAGACGCCTGCAAGAAGCTGGTTATCGACATCATCTCCGACATCGCTCCTGACGAGGACCTCACGGCTATCAAGCCCGACGTCCGCCTGCGCGACCAGCTCCAGCTCGATTCCATGGACTTCCTCGACATCGTCATGGAGCTCCGCAAGCGCCACGGCATCGAGGTTCCCGAGGCCGACTACATGCAGCTCGCCTCGCTCGACAGCTGCGCCGAATACCTGACCCCCAAGTTCCAGGCCAAGGCCTAA
- a CDS encoding NAD(P)/FAD-dependent oxidoreductase, whose amino-acid sequence MKSSHYDAVIIGAGMSGLAAGIRLAHFGKRVCIFERHNAPGGLNSFYSIAGRKFDVGLHAMTNFVPPGVKGTPLTKLLRQLRIDRDEFALCPQKQSKIAFGSRGETTLRFTNDFAVLDAEVREKFPHEAAGWGALVQLVRTYDDVSLDAQPRSAREVVAQHLRDPLLTDMIFCPVMYYGSAQERDMEFGQFVIMFKALYLEGFARPLDGVRVIIRVLLEKFRQAGGERRMKCGVARIVERDGRAATLVLDDGTEITADHVISSAGYPETMRLCEPAHTAEADANTGQLSYAETISVFKSAPATWGWGDDTIIFFNDSPRFAYERASEPVDLRSGVICFPNNFAYPDGADLPEGLVRVTCLANFDRWANLPEEIYQTEKRHWFDAIQRSARRFLPPVDDATLAANLLTTDMFTPRTVKKFTGHLNGAIYGAPRKIRDGRTHLSNLYLCGTDQGFLGIIGAMLSGISMANYHVLQGNAK is encoded by the coding sequence ATGAAGTCATCGCACTACGACGCCGTCATCATTGGCGCCGGCATGTCCGGCCTGGCCGCCGGCATCCGCCTCGCGCACTTCGGCAAACGCGTCTGCATCTTCGAGCGCCACAACGCCCCCGGCGGTCTGAACAGCTTCTACAGCATCGCCGGGCGCAAGTTCGACGTCGGCCTGCACGCGATGACCAACTTCGTGCCGCCCGGCGTCAAAGGCACGCCGCTCACGAAGCTCCTGCGCCAGCTCCGCATCGACCGCGACGAGTTCGCCCTTTGCCCGCAAAAGCAGTCGAAAATCGCCTTCGGCTCGCGCGGCGAGACGACGCTGCGCTTCACCAACGACTTTGCCGTGCTCGACGCCGAAGTGCGCGAGAAATTCCCGCATGAGGCGGCCGGGTGGGGCGCCTTGGTTCAACTCGTCCGCACCTACGACGACGTCTCGCTCGACGCGCAGCCGCGTTCCGCGCGCGAAGTCGTCGCTCAGCACCTCCGCGACCCGCTGCTCACCGATATGATTTTCTGCCCGGTGATGTATTACGGCAGCGCGCAGGAGCGAGACATGGAGTTCGGGCAGTTCGTGATCATGTTCAAGGCGCTCTACCTCGAAGGCTTCGCCCGGCCGCTCGATGGCGTGCGCGTGATCATCCGTGTGCTGCTGGAAAAATTCCGCCAAGCCGGCGGCGAGCGCCGGATGAAATGCGGTGTCGCGCGCATCGTCGAACGTGACGGCCGCGCCGCGACGCTCGTGCTCGACGACGGCACCGAGATCACCGCCGACCACGTGATCTCGTCCGCCGGTTACCCGGAAACGATGCGCCTCTGCGAACCCGCACACACCGCCGAAGCCGACGCGAACACCGGCCAGCTCTCTTACGCTGAGACGATTTCCGTGTTCAAATCCGCGCCGGCGACTTGGGGGTGGGGCGACGACACGATCATTTTCTTCAACGACTCGCCACGCTTCGCCTACGAGCGTGCCAGCGAGCCGGTCGACCTGCGCAGCGGTGTGATCTGCTTTCCGAACAACTTCGCCTATCCCGACGGCGCGGATTTGCCCGAGGGCCTCGTGCGCGTGACCTGCCTCGCGAACTTCGATCGCTGGGCAAATTTGCCCGAGGAAATCTATCAGACCGAGAAACGACACTGGTTCGATGCGATCCAGCGCAGCGCGCGGCGCTTCCTGCCACCGGTCGACGATGCCACACTCGCCGCGAACCTGCTCACGACCGACATGTTCACGCCGCGCACCGTGAAAAAATTCACCGGCCACCTGAACGGCGCGATCTACGGCGCCCCGCGCAAAATCCGCGACGGCCGCACTCATCTCTCGAATCTCTATCTCTGCGGCACCGACCAGGGCTTTTTAGGCATCATCGGCGCCATGCTCAGCGGCATCTCGATGGCGAATTACCACGTGCTGCAGGGAAACGCGAAGTAG
- a CDS encoding NAD(P)/FAD-dependent oxidoreductase: MAYDWLKGTHDHYDVIVIGSGLGGLTGANVLAKCGHKVLLLEHHYQLGGLATWFTRKGGHIFDISLHGFPHGMIKSCRKYWSQDIADAIVQLKGVRFINPQFQIDTTFDRDDFTRQLVEKFNIPAETVEKFFTDLRAMNFYDNNTETTGQMFERYFPGRDDVKRLLMEPIAYANGSTMDDPAITFGIVFSNFMSKGVFTFQGGTDVLIKRMAEELKKNGVEIRKHVLVEKILTEEVDGRKRVCGVVANGKTIRCGAVLSNSNVKNTVLRMAGEESFTPEFVAATKAVRVNSSSCQVYLGIKKGETLPHIGDLVFTSDEPKFSSEALVDLHTTSRTFSMYYPDTRPGTDRYTVVVSINARYQDWQGMSDEDYAKHKERLIEESLASLERFIPDIRGKVEWKEAATPRTVEYYTKHWHGTSFGTKFEGLKISMDLPMQLPGLYHAGSVGIIMSGWLGTINYGVIVANQIDKALAAAKRTAA; this comes from the coding sequence ATGGCCTACGACTGGCTCAAAGGAACCCACGATCACTACGACGTCATCGTCATCGGCAGCGGCCTCGGCGGCCTGACCGGCGCCAATGTGCTGGCCAAGTGCGGCCACAAAGTCCTGCTGCTCGAGCACCACTACCAACTCGGCGGCCTCGCGACCTGGTTCACCCGCAAGGGCGGACACATCTTCGACATCTCGCTGCACGGCTTCCCGCACGGCATGATCAAATCCTGCCGCAAGTATTGGAGCCAGGACATCGCCGACGCCATCGTGCAACTCAAGGGTGTGCGGTTCATCAACCCGCAGTTCCAGATCGACACGACGTTCGACCGCGATGACTTCACGCGTCAGCTAGTCGAAAAATTCAATATCCCCGCCGAGACCGTGGAGAAATTCTTCACCGATCTCCGCGCGATGAATTTCTACGACAACAACACCGAGACGACGGGGCAAATGTTCGAGCGTTACTTCCCGGGTCGCGACGATGTGAAGCGCCTCCTCATGGAGCCGATCGCCTACGCCAACGGTTCCACGATGGACGATCCGGCAATCACCTTCGGCATCGTGTTCTCGAACTTCATGAGCAAGGGCGTCTTCACGTTCCAAGGCGGCACGGATGTCCTGATCAAGCGCATGGCCGAGGAGCTGAAGAAAAACGGCGTCGAGATTCGCAAACACGTGCTCGTCGAAAAAATTCTCACTGAGGAAGTCGACGGCCGGAAACGTGTCTGCGGCGTCGTCGCCAACGGCAAAACCATCCGCTGCGGCGCCGTGCTCTCGAATTCGAACGTCAAGAACACCGTCCTGCGAATGGCGGGCGAGGAGAGCTTCACGCCCGAGTTCGTCGCCGCGACCAAGGCCGTGCGCGTCAACAGCAGCTCCTGCCAGGTCTACCTCGGCATCAAGAAGGGCGAGACGCTCCCGCACATCGGCGACCTCGTGTTCACCTCCGACGAGCCGAAGTTCTCGAGCGAGGCCCTCGTCGACCTGCACACGACGAGTCGCACGTTCTCCATGTATTACCCGGACACGCGGCCCGGCACCGACCGTTACACCGTCGTCGTATCGATCAACGCGCGCTATCAGGATTGGCAGGGCATGTCCGACGAGGACTACGCGAAGCACAAGGAGCGCCTTATCGAGGAATCACTTGCTTCGCTCGAGCGTTTCATCCCCGACATCCGCGGCAAGGTTGAGTGGAAGGAAGCCGCGACGCCGCGCACCGTGGAATACTACACGAAACACTGGCACGGCACGTCGTTCGGCACGAAGTTCGAGGGTTTGAAAATTTCGATGGACCTGCCGATGCAATTGCCCGGCCTCTACCACGCCGGCTCGGTCGGCATCATCATGTCGGGCTGGCTCGGCACCATCAACTACGGCGTGATCGTCGCGAACCAGATCGACAAGGCCCTCGCCGCGGCGAAGCGCACCGCCGCCTGA
- a CDS encoding beta-hydroxyacyl-ACP dehydratase, translating to MNEVEQLIPHRPPFLFVDAIVSHEGETLVARRTWRAEEDFYRGHYPGAPITPGVLLSEAVFQTGACLMAKLMAGAAGQGGGVPLLSKVSDIRFRLPVYPGDTVTIEVKRKETVGEFHFLTGVMKTPEGKKVMNVDFAVAWKKPEGQVTTA from the coding sequence GTGAACGAAGTCGAGCAACTCATCCCGCACCGTCCGCCGTTCCTGTTCGTCGACGCGATCGTCTCCCACGAAGGCGAGACGCTCGTCGCCCGCCGCACCTGGCGCGCCGAGGAGGATTTCTACCGCGGCCACTATCCCGGCGCGCCGATCACGCCCGGCGTGCTGCTCAGCGAGGCCGTCTTCCAGACCGGCGCCTGCCTCATGGCGAAGCTCATGGCCGGCGCGGCCGGGCAGGGCGGCGGCGTGCCGTTGCTTTCCAAGGTCTCCGACATCCGCTTCCGCCTGCCGGTCTATCCCGGCGACACCGTCACCATCGAGGTGAAGCGCAAGGAAACGGTCGGCGAGTTCCACTTTCTCACGGGCGTGATGAAGACGCCGGAAGGCAAGAAGGTCATGAACGTCGACTTTGCCGTCGCGTGGAAGAAGCCCGAGGGCCAGGTCACGACCGCATGA
- a CDS encoding SDR family oxidoreductase, with protein sequence MNDFLQVAGKTFLVQGVANKKSVAWLIAKSLEEQGARVVYAVRSEARRKSLEALLADRPVFLCDVEQDGACERLAAEVAAAGFAPLHGVVHSIAFANYSEGFKTFAETKRGDFLQATAISAFSLVELTRAFKPHLAKDASIVTIGISSLLVTPDNYGYMGPIKAALDSCARFLAKSLSADTAIRVNVLGSGPLKTSASAGIPGYLESYLYAEKMTFRKRALETQEVANAALFLLSPRSSGVNGTTLVVDAGLGSNYFDKDIIRLAMRPEK encoded by the coding sequence ATGAACGACTTCCTCCAGGTCGCCGGAAAGACCTTCCTCGTCCAGGGCGTCGCCAACAAGAAGAGCGTCGCGTGGCTGATCGCCAAGTCGCTCGAGGAGCAGGGCGCCCGCGTCGTCTACGCCGTCCGCTCCGAGGCGCGCCGGAAATCGCTCGAGGCGCTGCTGGCCGACCGTCCGGTTTTCCTTTGCGACGTCGAGCAGGACGGCGCCTGCGAGCGCCTCGCCGCCGAGGTCGCCGCCGCGGGCTTCGCGCCGCTGCACGGCGTCGTGCATTCGATCGCGTTCGCCAACTACAGCGAGGGCTTCAAGACCTTCGCCGAGACGAAGCGCGGCGACTTCCTCCAGGCGACCGCCATCTCCGCCTTCTCGCTTGTCGAGCTGACACGCGCCTTCAAGCCGCACCTCGCGAAGGACGCCTCGATCGTCACCATCGGCATCTCGTCGCTGCTCGTGACGCCCGACAACTACGGCTACATGGGGCCGATCAAGGCCGCGCTCGATTCCTGCGCGCGGTTCCTCGCCAAATCGCTCAGTGCCGACACCGCCATCCGCGTCAACGTCCTCGGCAGCGGCCCGCTCAAGACCAGCGCCTCGGCCGGCATCCCCGGCTACCTCGAAAGTTACCTTTACGCGGAGAAAATGACCTTCCGCAAACGCGCGCTTGAGACGCAAGAGGTGGCGAACGCGGCGCTTTTCCTCCTCAGTCCGCGCAGCAGCGGCGTGAACGGCACGACACTCGTCGTCGACGCCGGTCTCGGCTCGAACTATTTCGACAAGGACATCATCCGCCTCGCCATGCGGCCGGAGAAGTAA
- a CDS encoding 3-oxoacyl-ACP synthase III: protein MRFRHACIESIAAVEPEEIWSSADIEARLRPMYERLRLPEGRLELMSGIRERRMWSAGTRPSDASAAAGRKLLGISRIPAAKLQVLMHSAVCRDMLEPATATFVHHKMGLGGGMQVFDVSNACLGFLNGLVLLGGMIDAGQIRAGIVVSGENGRPLVERTIQHLLAANLDRNAIKPFFANLTIGSAAVAAVVCHEDELPAGAPRHRLVAGAALADTTHSDLCQGDSAGDGLAMETDSEQLLIAGIDVARRTWGEFKQESGWDEATPDRFICHQVGSAHRRKLYETLSLDLAKDFSSFETLGNTGSAALPTTLARAMEQGAVRAGQKVALLGIGSGINSLMLALEW, encoded by the coding sequence ATGCGCTTCCGTCACGCCTGCATCGAGTCCATCGCCGCCGTCGAGCCGGAGGAAATCTGGTCGTCCGCCGACATCGAGGCGCGTCTGCGCCCGATGTATGAGCGCCTGCGCCTGCCGGAAGGGCGCCTCGAGTTGATGTCCGGCATTCGCGAGCGACGCATGTGGTCCGCCGGCACGCGGCCCTCAGACGCGAGCGCCGCTGCGGGGCGCAAGCTGCTCGGCATTTCGCGGATTCCCGCCGCGAAACTCCAGGTGCTGATGCACAGCGCCGTCTGCCGCGACATGCTCGAGCCGGCCACGGCGACGTTCGTGCACCACAAGATGGGCCTCGGCGGTGGCATGCAGGTCTTCGACGTGTCGAACGCCTGCCTCGGTTTCCTCAACGGTCTCGTTCTGCTCGGCGGCATGATCGACGCCGGCCAGATCCGCGCCGGCATCGTCGTCTCCGGCGAAAACGGCCGCCCGCTGGTCGAGCGCACGATCCAGCACCTGCTCGCCGCCAACCTCGACCGCAACGCCATCAAGCCGTTCTTCGCCAACCTCACCATCGGTTCCGCCGCGGTGGCCGCAGTCGTCTGTCACGAGGACGAGCTGCCCGCCGGGGCGCCCCGGCATCGCCTCGTCGCCGGAGCCGCGCTGGCCGACACGACCCACAGCGACCTCTGCCAGGGCGACAGCGCCGGCGACGGCCTCGCGATGGAGACGGACTCCGAGCAATTGCTCATCGCCGGCATCGACGTCGCGCGCCGCACCTGGGGCGAATTCAAGCAGGAGAGCGGTTGGGACGAGGCGACGCCCGACCGCTTTATCTGTCACCAAGTCGGGAGCGCGCACCGCCGCAAGCTTTACGAGACGCTCAGCCTTGATCTCGCGAAGGACTTTTCGTCGTTCGAGACGCTCGGTAACACCGGATCCGCCGCGCTGCCGACGACACTCGCGCGCGCCATGGAGCAGGGCGCCGTGCGCGCCGGCCAGAAGGTGGCACTCCTCGGCATCGGCAGCGGCATCAACAGCCTCATGCTCGCTCTCGAATGGTGA
- a CDS encoding alpha/beta fold hydrolase: MTPAAQLPDWLRKLYPFAPQRFVTPAGALSYLDEGPRSDEAVVMVHGNPTWSFFYRDVVLALRGQMRCIVPDHIGCGLSDKPQRWDYTLPNHVANLRALLDSLQLRKIHLVVHDWGGPIGLGALLPQPEKLGRVVILNTAAFADAVVPWRIRLCRAPLLGELIVRGGNGFAWPATWMAVSKPLPADVKRGFLFPYDSWATRIATHRFVVDIPSGRGTASDRALADIERRLPLLRERDVAVLWGADDFCFNLHYFTRWREFLPQARHMLLKGVGHYLIEDGGSTVVQGIAAQITGMLLG; encoded by the coding sequence ATGACGCCCGCCGCCCAACTCCCGGACTGGCTGCGAAAGCTGTATCCCTTCGCGCCGCAGCGTTTCGTGACGCCCGCTGGCGCGCTCAGCTATCTCGACGAGGGGCCGCGCAGCGACGAAGCCGTCGTGATGGTGCACGGCAATCCAACGTGGTCGTTTTTCTATCGCGACGTCGTCCTCGCGCTGCGCGGTCAGATGCGCTGCATCGTGCCGGACCACATCGGCTGCGGACTCAGCGACAAACCGCAACGGTGGGACTACACGCTGCCCAATCACGTCGCGAATCTCCGTGCACTGCTCGATTCGCTGCAGCTTCGGAAAATCCATCTCGTGGTGCACGACTGGGGAGGCCCGATCGGACTCGGCGCGCTGTTGCCGCAGCCGGAGAAGCTCGGCCGCGTCGTCATTCTCAACACCGCCGCCTTCGCCGACGCCGTGGTCCCGTGGCGCATCCGTCTCTGCCGGGCACCGCTCCTTGGGGAGTTGATCGTCCGCGGCGGCAACGGCTTTGCCTGGCCCGCGACATGGATGGCGGTTTCAAAACCGCTGCCGGCCGACGTGAAACGCGGTTTCCTGTTTCCCTACGATTCCTGGGCGACCCGGATCGCGACGCACCGGTTCGTCGTCGACATCCCGAGCGGGCGGGGCACCGCGTCGGATCGCGCGCTTGCCGACATCGAGCGGCGCCTGCCGCTGCTGCGCGAGCGCGACGTTGCAGTGCTGTGGGGCGCAGACGATTTCTGTTTCAATCTGCATTATTTCACCCGCTGGCGCGAATTCCTCCCGCAGGCGCGCCACATGCTGCTCAAGGGCGTCGGTCACTACCTGATTGAGGACGGTGGAAGCACAGTCGTGCAAGGCATCGCTGCCCAAATCACGGGAATGCTATTGGGCTGA
- a CDS encoding cation-translocating P-type ATPase: MAAEAKPGAEWTHELIKFLQTQPAVAAVRVNSADMTVSVATLGSVDSAQLEQQIQQVLLAIEAKLATGRARGEGPTTEPGFVVKQTGSVTTVERPTCETAPKFYQWKEYALPEEEHATDEAHGHGHGHGGEEGEWKLLGTLAAICGVAGIAGFVAEKFGAPNWAQFALYGIALVAGGWDAAIDSWENLRERRLDIHFLMLAVALGAVCVGAYGEATLLLFLFSASGAMEAYAMDRTQREVSSLLHTAPKEATVIEADGAQRVVTIDQLTVGQRLAVKPGEMFAADGEIVKGETASDESTLTGEAVPVEKSVGSHVFSGTINIWGSVEVDVTRLPSESTLQKIVRLIQTAQKLKAPSQRLTDRFGGNYTLLVLGAVTAMFLVWWLGFGLPPFKSVDGHASAFYRAMTLLVVASPCALVLSIPSAILAAIAWGAKHGVLFRGGAAIEKMAEIDTVALDKTGTLTTGELAVVAVESFPAGRERELLELAYALERHSHHPIARAITHHARKEKVTVREVARFESITGQGVRAQVGDGHAFLGRRELVAAGPFAQWLEKVPPAPAEFSEVWVVAPGIVGRLLLKDQLRAESRGVLAALKANGIRTYMLTGDRRHTAESVAKELGVDEVRAGLSPEQKVEIVDGFRQEGRKVAMVGDGVNDAPSLAAAYVSVAMGARGSDAALEQSEVVLMHDRIENFLAALRLSRRARAIIKQNLFISLGTVIVMVGVSLVGSIPLSLGVVAHEGSTVVVCLNSLRLLLGKND; this comes from the coding sequence ATGGCAGCCGAAGCGAAACCAGGTGCGGAATGGACGCACGAGTTGATCAAGTTCCTGCAAACGCAGCCCGCAGTGGCGGCCGTGCGCGTGAACTCCGCGGACATGACTGTGTCGGTCGCCACGCTCGGGAGCGTCGACTCCGCGCAGCTCGAACAACAAATCCAGCAAGTGCTGCTCGCGATCGAGGCGAAGCTCGCCACCGGCCGCGCGCGCGGCGAAGGACCGACGACCGAACCGGGCTTCGTCGTGAAGCAGACGGGAAGCGTGACGACGGTCGAGCGTCCGACGTGCGAGACGGCGCCGAAGTTTTACCAGTGGAAGGAATACGCGCTGCCGGAGGAGGAGCACGCGACCGACGAGGCGCACGGGCACGGGCACGGCCACGGCGGCGAGGAAGGCGAGTGGAAGTTGCTCGGCACGCTCGCGGCGATTTGCGGTGTAGCGGGCATCGCGGGCTTCGTAGCCGAGAAATTCGGCGCGCCGAACTGGGCGCAATTCGCACTCTACGGCATCGCCCTCGTGGCCGGCGGCTGGGATGCGGCGATCGATTCGTGGGAGAACTTGCGCGAACGCCGGCTCGACATCCATTTCCTGATGCTGGCGGTCGCGCTCGGCGCGGTGTGCGTCGGCGCTTACGGCGAGGCGACGCTGTTGCTGTTCCTCTTCTCGGCGTCGGGCGCGATGGAGGCTTACGCGATGGATCGCACGCAACGCGAGGTGTCGTCGTTGCTGCACACGGCGCCCAAGGAGGCGACGGTGATCGAGGCGGACGGCGCGCAGCGCGTCGTGACGATCGATCAGCTCACGGTCGGGCAGCGCCTCGCGGTGAAGCCCGGCGAGATGTTCGCGGCCGACGGCGAGATCGTGAAAGGCGAAACGGCGAGCGACGAGTCGACGCTGACCGGCGAGGCGGTGCCGGTGGAGAAGAGCGTGGGCTCGCACGTGTTCAGCGGCACAATCAACATCTGGGGCTCGGTCGAAGTGGATGTCACGCGCCTGCCGAGCGAGAGCACGCTGCAAAAAATCGTGCGCCTCATCCAGACTGCGCAGAAATTGAAGGCGCCGAGCCAGCGGCTCACTGATCGCTTCGGCGGGAATTACACGCTGCTGGTGCTCGGCGCGGTCACGGCGATGTTCCTCGTGTGGTGGCTCGGTTTCGGGCTGCCGCCGTTCAAGAGCGTGGACGGGCACGCGTCGGCGTTCTACCGCGCGATGACGCTGCTCGTCGTCGCGAGTCCGTGCGCGCTGGTGTTGTCGATTCCGTCGGCGATCCTCGCGGCGATCGCGTGGGGCGCGAAACACGGCGTGCTTTTCCGCGGTGGCGCGGCGATCGAGAAGATGGCCGAGATCGACACGGTCGCGCTCGACAAGACGGGCACGCTCACGACCGGCGAATTGGCGGTCGTGGCGGTCGAGAGTTTCCCGGCGGGGCGCGAGCGCGAGTTGCTCGAACTGGCCTACGCGCTGGAACGCCACTCGCATCATCCGATCGCGCGGGCGATCACGCATCACGCGCGCAAGGAGAAGGTCACGGTGCGCGAGGTGGCGCGCTTCGAATCGATCACCGGACAGGGCGTGCGCGCCCAGGTGGGCGACGGACACGCGTTCCTCGGACGGCGCGAACTCGTGGCGGCCGGACCGTTTGCGCAGTGGCTCGAAAAGGTGCCGCCGGCACCGGCGGAATTTTCCGAGGTGTGGGTCGTGGCGCCGGGCATCGTCGGGCGCTTGTTGTTGAAGGACCAACTCCGCGCCGAATCGCGCGGCGTGCTGGCGGCGCTGAAGGCGAACGGCATCCGCACCTACATGCTCACCGGCGATCGCCGGCACACGGCCGAGTCCGTCGCGAAGGAACTCGGCGTCGATGAAGTCCGCGCGGGCCTCTCGCCGGAGCAGAAGGTCGAGATCGTGGACGGCTTTCGGCAGGAGGGGCGCAAGGTCGCGATGGTCGGCGACGGCGTGAACGACGCGCCGAGCTTGGCCGCCGCCTACGTTTCCGTGGCCATGGGCGCGCGCGGCAGCGACGCGGCGCTCGAGCAGAGCGAGGTCGTGCTCATGCACGACCGCATCGAGAATTTCCTCGCGGCACTGCGCCTCAGCCGACGCGCCCGCGCGATCATCAAGCAGAACCTTTTCATCTCGCTCGGCACGGTGATCGTGATGGTCGGCGTGTCGCTCGTGGGCTCGATCCCGCTGAGCCTCGGCGTCGTGGCGCACGAAGGCAGCACCGTCGTGGTGTGCCTGAATTCCTTGCGACTGCTGTTGGGGAAGAACGACTGA